Proteins co-encoded in one Kutzneria chonburiensis genomic window:
- a CDS encoding esterase/lipase family protein, giving the protein MFDAAAGAVGLVARTHRAISRTGVLSGFVYACVSAGITIGGAVADLTLTTTGIGRHYRPFQSTVAGRRIGAALNGAVGDSLTGRYAALATPMRLRADGADLPLAALRQCQDASPHVIVLVHGLLENEEWWQQDAAEDRVDFGRGLAEDLGASVLRVRYNSGRPVADNGRELALLLDEVVANWPVPIERLSLVGHSMGGLVARSAVHHAVTDGLPCAGVVGDVVCLGTPHQGSDVERAAEAVGRTIGLFRQSAPLATLFVLRSAGIKDLRHGRIAASERVGRQLFVAATLARDPDSWPGRVFGDLLVTPASATDSTQTADRRTLGGVSHNALLRHPRVYAELRGWLRG; this is encoded by the coding sequence GTGTTCGACGCGGCCGCCGGCGCGGTCGGGTTGGTCGCGCGGACGCATCGGGCGATCTCCCGGACCGGAGTGCTGTCGGGCTTCGTCTACGCGTGTGTCAGCGCCGGCATCACGATCGGCGGCGCGGTGGCCGACCTCACCCTGACGACCACCGGCATCGGACGTCACTACCGGCCGTTCCAGAGCACGGTGGCCGGCCGGCGGATCGGCGCGGCGCTGAATGGGGCGGTCGGGGACAGCCTCACCGGTCGCTACGCCGCGCTGGCCACGCCGATGCGGTTGCGGGCCGACGGGGCGGACCTGCCGCTGGCAGCGCTGCGCCAATGCCAAGATGCCTCGCCGCACGTGATCGTGCTGGTGCACGGCCTGCTGGAGAACGAGGAGTGGTGGCAGCAGGACGCGGCGGAGGACCGGGTCGACTTCGGGCGCGGCCTGGCCGAGGACCTCGGCGCGAGCGTGCTTCGGGTGCGCTACAACAGCGGCCGCCCTGTCGCCGACAACGGGCGTGAGCTGGCGTTGCTGCTTGACGAGGTCGTCGCCAACTGGCCCGTGCCGATCGAACGGCTCTCGCTGGTCGGACACTCCATGGGCGGCCTGGTGGCCCGCAGCGCCGTGCACCACGCGGTCACCGACGGCTTGCCCTGCGCGGGCGTGGTCGGCGACGTCGTCTGCCTCGGCACCCCGCACCAGGGTTCCGACGTCGAGCGGGCGGCCGAGGCCGTCGGCCGCACGATCGGCCTGTTCCGCCAGTCCGCGCCGCTGGCCACGCTGTTCGTGCTGCGCAGCGCCGGCATCAAGGACCTGCGGCACGGCCGGATCGCCGCCTCCGAGCGGGTCGGCCGGCAGCTGTTCGTCGCCGCCACACTGGCCCGCGATCCCGACAGCTGGCCCGGCCGGGTGTTCGGCGATCTGCTCGTCACGCCGGCCAGCGCCACCGACTCGACCCAGACGGCCGACCGGCGGACCCTCGGCGGCGTCAGCCACAACGCCCTGCTGCGCCATCCCCGTGTGTACGCCGAACTTCGCGGCTGGCTGCGTGGTTGA
- a CDS encoding NAD-dependent epimerase/dehydratase family protein, giving the protein MVFTLSTPLPGDAAVGRVLVTGAAGRIGSGFLRHVAGRYVLRATDVRPLEFSDYVPADLGDTDALARACAEVDTVVHLGADPSLAADWESLLPNNIVGCRNVFEAAAQAGVRRVVFASSVHAVSGYPAGKQISADDPVNPGNLYGVTKVFGEALGRYYAEQRGLSVIALRIGAFHTAGTQPEPLPYNEFLHLLETDLYEIMIRAIEVRGIRYAVVNAISDQVGGRLDMTATRELLG; this is encoded by the coding sequence ATGGTCTTCACGCTGAGCACGCCGCTGCCCGGGGACGCCGCCGTCGGGCGGGTGCTGGTCACCGGGGCGGCGGGGCGGATCGGATCCGGGTTCCTGCGGCACGTGGCCGGCCGGTACGTGCTGCGGGCCACCGACGTCCGGCCGCTGGAGTTCTCCGACTACGTGCCGGCCGACCTCGGCGACACGGATGCGTTGGCCCGGGCCTGCGCGGAGGTGGACACCGTCGTCCATCTCGGGGCCGATCCCAGCCTGGCCGCCGACTGGGAGTCGTTGCTGCCCAACAACATCGTCGGCTGCCGCAACGTGTTCGAGGCCGCGGCGCAGGCCGGCGTGCGGCGGGTGGTGTTCGCGTCGTCGGTGCACGCCGTGTCCGGATATCCGGCCGGCAAACAGATTTCCGCCGACGACCCGGTCAACCCCGGCAATCTCTACGGCGTCACCAAGGTTTTCGGCGAGGCCCTCGGCCGCTACTACGCCGAGCAGCGGGGCCTGTCGGTGATCGCGCTGCGCATCGGCGCCTTCCACACCGCGGGCACGCAGCCGGAACCCTTGCCGTACAACGAGTTCCTCCACCTGCTGGAGACCGACCTGTACGAGATCATGATCCGCGCCATCGAGGTTCGCGGCATTCGGTACGCCGTGGTCAACGCCATCAGCGACCAGGTCGGCGGCCGCCTCGACATGACCGCGACACGGGAGCTGCTGGGCTAG
- a CDS encoding cytochrome P450: protein MNPPDHTRLRGLVSKAFTRKVVERLTPMIEQTTAELVSAALAEGNLGNTVNLMDAIARPLPVAVICELLDVPVEDRDLVVAWSHDMARGLDPDFLIPEGVRDRQFKAREAFRQYMQQLADKRRADPGEDLLSGLVQVQEAGDVLTEAELLTTCILLLIAGHETTVNLIGNGTLALLRNPGELARLRAEPALAERAVEEFLRYDPPVQFTARIALQDAKVGSFDAPAGSAAILLFGAANRDPEVCENPDTLDIGREPARHLAFGHGPHFCLGAPLARLEGRIVFEALARLDGLELAGEPTYNDNIILRGLKELPVRIA from the coding sequence ATGAACCCGCCGGACCACACCCGGCTGCGCGGGCTGGTGTCGAAGGCGTTCACCCGCAAGGTGGTCGAGCGGCTGACGCCGATGATCGAGCAGACCACCGCCGAGCTGGTCTCCGCGGCACTGGCTGAGGGAAATCTGGGCAACACCGTCAACCTGATGGACGCGATCGCCCGCCCGCTGCCGGTCGCGGTGATCTGCGAGCTGCTGGACGTGCCGGTCGAGGACCGGGACCTGGTCGTCGCCTGGTCGCACGACATGGCCCGCGGCCTCGACCCCGACTTCCTCATCCCGGAAGGCGTGCGGGACCGGCAGTTCAAGGCCCGCGAGGCGTTCCGGCAGTACATGCAGCAGCTGGCCGACAAGCGCCGCGCCGACCCCGGCGAGGACCTGCTGTCCGGGCTGGTGCAGGTGCAGGAGGCCGGTGACGTGCTGACCGAGGCCGAGCTGCTGACCACGTGCATCCTGCTGCTGATCGCCGGGCACGAGACCACCGTCAACCTCATCGGCAACGGCACCCTCGCGCTGCTGCGCAACCCGGGCGAGCTGGCCCGGCTGCGGGCCGAGCCGGCGCTGGCCGAGCGGGCCGTCGAGGAGTTCCTGCGCTACGACCCGCCGGTGCAGTTCACCGCCCGGATCGCCTTGCAGGACGCCAAGGTCGGCTCGTTCGACGCGCCCGCCGGCAGCGCCGCCATCCTGCTGTTCGGCGCGGCCAACCGGGATCCCGAGGTGTGCGAGAACCCGGACACCCTGGACATCGGGCGGGAGCCGGCGCGGCACCTGGCCTTCGGGCACGGGCCGCACTTCTGCCTCGGCGCGCCGCTGGCCCGGCTGGAGGGGCGGATCGTGTTCGAGGCGCTGGCCCGGCTGGACGGGCTGGAGCTGGCCGGCGAGCCGACGTACAACGACAACATCATCCTGCGCGGGCTGAAAGAGCTGCCGGTGCGGATAGCCTGA
- a CDS encoding TetR/AcrR family transcriptional regulator, with protein sequence MTRLTRAEAKARTRELLLDAAARVFAQKGLAGASVDEIAEAAGYSIGAVYSNFGGKEQLFVELLKERANDRVTQATAIAADAEPAQAQRAFSRLLVEVADKDVDFAPLQAEFWLYAVRNPELMEAYAERMREPRDLLTQLVARSVPDPERAGELSAIVIALFQGLVRMRRVDPDSVPDELFGHALRWLFTGALADEEPQ encoded by the coding sequence GTGACCAGGCTGACCAGGGCAGAGGCCAAGGCGCGCACCCGGGAGCTGCTGCTGGATGCGGCGGCCCGGGTGTTCGCGCAGAAGGGCCTGGCCGGCGCGTCGGTTGACGAGATCGCCGAGGCGGCCGGCTACTCGATCGGGGCGGTGTACTCGAACTTCGGCGGCAAGGAGCAGCTGTTCGTCGAGCTGCTCAAGGAGAGAGCCAACGACCGGGTCACCCAGGCCACCGCGATCGCCGCCGACGCCGAGCCGGCGCAGGCCCAGCGGGCGTTCAGCCGGCTGCTGGTCGAGGTGGCCGACAAGGACGTCGACTTCGCGCCGCTGCAGGCCGAGTTCTGGCTGTACGCCGTGCGCAATCCCGAGCTGATGGAGGCCTACGCCGAGCGGATGCGGGAGCCGCGGGACCTGCTCACCCAGCTGGTCGCGCGGTCGGTGCCGGACCCGGAGCGGGCCGGCGAGCTGTCCGCCATCGTCATCGCGCTGTTCCAGGGGCTGGTGCGGATGCGCCGGGTGGATCCGGACAGCGTGCCCGACGAGCTGTTCGGCCACGCCCTGCGCTGGCTTTTCACCGGCGCTCTGGCAGATGAGGAGCCGCAATGA
- a CDS encoding DUF3558 family protein → MRQVIPLLLAAVTVTACGQPAKSPPPAAAPTSTSASPSVEGDTFQDGGSVDTCKYIGHSEAEALLGAKAVAAGKLTHITENDSTCAYAAADATVDGFKLAVSVTVFTGPLGPTTVTEFQGDNDTARPVDGLGYAAARSANGAQFAATKGNRGCLVAVMIEQPSDPDGTSAKESAICKKVLG, encoded by the coding sequence ATGCGCCAAGTGATCCCCCTGCTGCTGGCCGCCGTCACCGTGACGGCCTGCGGTCAGCCCGCCAAGTCACCGCCCCCGGCCGCCGCGCCGACATCGACGTCGGCCTCCCCGTCGGTCGAGGGCGACACGTTCCAGGACGGCGGCTCGGTCGACACCTGCAAGTACATCGGGCACTCGGAGGCGGAGGCGCTGCTGGGCGCCAAGGCCGTCGCCGCCGGCAAGCTCACGCACATCACCGAGAACGACAGCACCTGTGCCTACGCCGCCGCCGACGCCACTGTGGACGGCTTCAAGCTGGCCGTGAGCGTCACCGTGTTCACCGGGCCGCTCGGCCCGACCACCGTCACGGAGTTCCAGGGCGACAACGACACCGCCCGTCCGGTCGACGGCCTGGGCTATGCGGCGGCGCGGTCGGCCAACGGCGCCCAGTTCGCCGCGACCAAGGGCAACCGGGGCTGCCTGGTGGCCGTGATGATCGAACAGCCGTCCGACCCGGACGGGACCTCGGCCAAGGAATCCGCGATCTGCAAGAAGGTGTTGGGCTGA